Part of the Phacochoerus africanus isolate WHEZ1 chromosome 8, ROS_Pafr_v1, whole genome shotgun sequence genome is shown below.
atggttACCAAGGTAATGCAGGTCAGAGGAGCAAAGGTGAAGGGTcacacattattaaaaagaagTCCCACAGGGCGGCCGCATCACGATCTCTCAGTGTTCTAGCGGTGCATCTCTCTGGGTAAACTTGAACACTTCGGCAGACATTCAAGCAGCTTTTtcggtaaaaatatttttacatgactACTATTGCTATTCCCATGATCATCTTCCAGAGGCGGCACGGTGTTGAGGGCACAGTAGGTGCAACCTCCGCAGAATACACTTTGGGAAACGCTCTTCCGACTTGTTTCCGGCAGCCGTGTCCCCTCGGCGCGCCtcatcctctttctcctcctcctcctcctcctcctcgccacCGGGACCCGAGTGCGCGCCTCGTGCCGCTGCCGCAGGCCTAGCCACCCCGGCGCCCTATATGTGCATTAGAGTTTGAGAGGCCCTGTCGACATGACTGGTGAGGAGGAGGTGGTTAGAAGCGTCAGGTGTGTACAGTAAGTGGCATTTGGTGCAGAAGATGGAGCTGTCAGGTGGAAGGGACGGAAGGTTCT
Proteins encoded:
- the LOC125132021 gene encoding calmodulin-binding transcription activator 1-like, with translation MRRAEGTRLPETSRKSVSQSVFCGGCTYCALNTVPPLEDDHGNSNSSHVKIFLPKKLLECLPKCSSLPREMHR